The nucleotide window CCGGTGGTTCTCGCGGAGCAGCTTGCGGTAGCTGTCGAGGCGCCGCTCGGCCAGTGCCCCGTCCTCGACGGCGCCGAGGACCGCGCAGCCCGGTTCGGCCTCATGGGCGCAGTCGTGGAATCGGCACTGCCGCGCCAGGTCCTCGATCTCGGAGAAGACCTGGCCGACACCGGCCTCCGCGTCCCAGAGCCCGACGCCGCGCAGGCCCGGGGTGTCGATGAGCACGCCGCCTCCCGGCAGGACGAGGAGGTTACGGGTCGTGGTGGTGTGCCGGCCCTTGCCGTCGACGCCACGAGCGGCCTTGACGTCCATCACGTCCTCACCGAGCAGGGTGTTGGCGAGGGTGGACTTGCCCGCGCCGGAGGTGCCGAGCAGCACGCTCGTCCCCCCGGAGACGACGGCACGGAACACGTCGACGCCCTCGCCGGTGGCTGAGCTGACGGTCAGCACCTGGACTCCGGGGGCGATGCCCTCGATGTCCTGGACGAGGTGGGAGAGCGTGACGCCGTCCGGCACCAGGTCGGCCTTGGTCAGCAGCACGACCGGCTGCGGGTCTGGCTTTCCGGAGGTTCCGGCGTCCCCGAGGAGCGCGGTACCACTGGAGCTGGACATCGCGAGGGCGAGGAACCGCTCCGCACGCCCGAGGTCGAGTTCGACCGCGAGCGAGACGCAGATGACGATGTGGTCGATGTTGGTGGCGAGCACCTGCCCTTCGGACCGCTCGGACGACGACGAGCGGACGAAGGCCGTACGCCGCGGGAGCAGCGTCCGTACGAACTGCGGGTCGCCTTCGGGGTCGACGGCCACCCAGTCGCCCGTGCAGATGACCCGCATCGGGTCGCGGGGCACCACGAAAGCGGTGTCCGCCCGCAACGGGCCGTGCGGAGTGACGAGGTCGCACTGGCCGCGGTCCACCCGGACCACGCGGCCGGGCAGCAGACCCTGCGCGGCGTACGGGGCGAACGCGTCGGCCCAGTCCTCGTCCCAGCCGTACGGAGACAGCGCGTGCGAGGAGGTCGTAACCGGAGAGGAGGTCGGAGCCGGAAGAGAGGAGAAAGACAAGGGAAACCCTTCACAGGGCGGCCCCGGCACCGCGTAAAAGGACGCGGGAGGAGTGAGAGAAGGTCAGCCGGTGGCCACGGGGGTGGGAATGATGCACTTCTGGCTGTGGGCAGCGCCCATCGCGACGACAGTCATCAATGTCCTCACCTCCTGGTTCTTCACGGCTGACGCACCGGACCGGGTGTTCCCGGCCCTCTGTGCGGACGTGTCCAACTCTAGCCGCGGGCCACTGGTCGACGTCAACGGAATTTCCCGCGGGACCGGAACGGATACGTTCCGTCGGAGTTATCCGGAAGGCTTCCTCGATCGGGTGATACGGGTGCACAACGACCGGTCTCAGGCCGTTATGGTGCCGAGCATGACCACACCCCAGACCGCCACCGGCACGTTCACACCGGCCCAGTTGGGCACCCAGATCCTCATCGGCTGGAGCGGCCGGCACCCGGAGGGCGACCACGACGTCGCGTTCCTGCTCACCTACTCGCTCGGCGACGGGCAGGACGGTCCGGAGGCCGGCGCGGCGGCCATGCGCACCGCACTGGAGCGCAGCGGTCTCACCGTCGGCGGCGAGCTCACCCGGGCGTCCGAAACACCGGGCCTCCAGGTGAAGCTCCTCGTCCAGGCCGGACAGGCCGTCCTGACGATGCCTCATTTCAAGGCGCAGTACCAGGTGCCGCAGGAGTGGCTGGCCGCCGCGGCGGCCCAGGGCGAGGTCTATGGAATGTTCGCCACCCGCCCGTGGCCGGAGGGCGTACCGGGCCGGCCGGTGAGCGAGGAGATGCTGCGTTCGTTCGCGGCCGACGAGGATGTCGTCAAGACGTCCGCGCTCTGCCTCCTGCCGGTGCGCAGCCTGGGCTGACCGGACCGCTACCGGCCGCCCGCCCGTGCACGGCGATGCCCACCACCCCCCGTGGAGTGGTGGGCATCGCCGTGCACGGTGCCGCACAGGGAAGTGCGGACGGCCGGGAGCGTGTCCGGACCGCCCGCACGGCAGGAACGTCAGTTGTTGCCGACGCCGTTGCCCGAGAGAACCGGGATGTCGTCCAGGATGTGCGACAGGGGCTCGTCGCCCTTCGCCTGGGTGGAGTTCTCGGTGCACTGCTGGTTCTGCGGCGAGGACAGGACGTTGATGTCCTGGACCGCGACCGGCACGAGCAGGCCGACGAGCGCGCCGACGTTGGCCTTGGCCGGCACAGCGATGCACGCCTTGTTCAGGGTGCCCTGGACCAGGTGGGTGTTCGGACTCCAGTCACCCTTGGTCACGGCGTTGCCGAACGCCTGCGAGGCGCCGTTGCCGTTGACCGACGTGGTGCCCCCGTCATTGCCGATCGCCATGGCCGAGGGGGCCGCAGCGGCGGACAGACCGACCAGGGACACGGCCACTGCCGCGCCGGCCATCATCTTCTTCATCAAGCTTCACCTTTCGGAGCGTCCCGTTGTGGAACGTACTGATCAACCCCGTTTCAAGGTTTCAGTTCCGCAGGACCACTCAAATGGGTTCGATCCGGCGCAAGGTCGACGCTTGGCGTTCACTCACGGCCGGGTTCTCCGGAGCTGCGGGCCGCTGGAACGAAACCGCCGACGGGGCGCGGTACGGGGTGGGAGGGCGTCTCTGACGCGACGCTGCGGCCGGCCGCGCACCACTCCGCGAACAGGCGGTCGTAGATCGGTGTGCTGTCCTCCGCGGGCCGCTGGCCGCCCGACGGGCGATGACTGTCGTACTGGTCCATGACATGCCTCTACCCCGTCCGGCGAATCCCGGCATCCCGGCCCTGGGCCATCCGGCCCAACCCCCGGACGCACGGCGTGGGGCCAGTTCGTCCCCGCCACCGGTGATCGGTGACCGTACGGACGAACTGGCCCCACGCGTTACGCACTTCGGACAGAGAGAATCCGGGCCGACCCTGATGAGTTCGAGGATCTCAGCGGCGTGAGCCCGGAACTACGCGGCCTCAGTTGTTGCCGACGCCATTGCCGGACAGGACCGGGATGTCGTCCAGGATGTGCGACAGGGCCTCGTCGCCCTTCGCCTGGGTGGAGTTCTCGGTGCACTGCTGGTTCTGCGGCGAGGACAGGACGTTGATGTCCTGGACCGCGATCGGCACGACGCCGACGAGCGAACCGATGTTGGCCTTGGCCGGCAGGCCGATGCAGGGCTTGTTGAGCGAGCCCTGGATGAGCGCGAACTGCGGGCTCCAGTCGCCGTGCGTGGCGGAGTTGCCGAAGGCCTGCGAGGCGCCGTTGCCGTTGATCGACGTGGTGCCGCCGTCGTTGGCGATGGCCATGGCGGAGGGGGCCGCCGCAGCGGAGACACCGACGACCGAAGCAGCGACAGCCGCCGAGGCCAGAATCTTCTTCATCATGAAATAATCCTTCCGAGGTATTCTCTTGCCCGCCTATCCGGAGCGTCCTGAACAACTCGCTCCGGCGGGATTAGTTGTGCTCATTCACTCGAACGGTGCTTTTCCTGCCGGGCTGCCTCTGAAAATGGGAGCCCGCACACCGGAGGAATTGAAGACCTGATCGGGGAAATCGCCGTCGCGCCGAAGGTCAGGCGCCGAGGGGCACGCCGCCGAGCAGCGGGGCAGCGCCCTTGGCCGCACCGGTCGCCTCGCCCGCCAGCTTGCCGACCGCACCGTCATCCTGCACCGACTCGGCCGCGCCGCCGACGGTGTCGACCAGCGGGTCGACTGCCTGCGGGGCCGCGGCCATGACCTGGTTCAGGCCGCTGTCGAGGCTGAAGTTGGGGGCCGTGGCCTCAGTGACGGCCAAGGCGGGAGCAGCCGTTCCGAGAGCAACCACGGAACCGGCAATGAACGCAGCTGTCTTCGCGTACTTCACTTTCAGGTTCCCTTCTGCGGCGGCATCTGTTTCGGTCGCGTTCCCGCGCCGCACCAGCCTTCTTTAGCTGTGACTTCTGCCGCTTTCATAAGGAGTAACGATCACGCAGCGGACGGGCAACTGTGTGCCGTCGAATTTCTCGGTCCGCCCGCCGGATTCGCTACGACTCCGGGAAAACGGAGCGGGCCCCGGACCGCGTATGCGGATGCTGTTGGTGCATCCGCGTATGCGGTCCGGGGCCCACCGAAGGCGAGTGATCAGCTCAGCTCGCCACCGTTCAGCTGTTGACGCAGGTGTTGCCGAAGGCCGGGTTCAGCAGACCGATGACGTTCACGGTGTTGCCGCAGACGTTGATCGGAACGTGGACCGGAACCTGCAGGACATTGCCGGACAGGACGCCCGGGGAGTTCGCGGCGACGGCCTCGGCACCGGAGTCGGCCATGGCCGGCGCAGCGGCGCCCATCGCCATGAGGGTTCCGGCGGCGACGGCGGCAACCTTGGTGTACTTCACTTTTCGTCCCTTTCTTGCAGCGGAGTCCGGAGCGGCCACGTCTTTCGTGCCGCACGAGCGCTGTCCTGATCGCCCGTGACTCCGAAGCTGTAATGCGTAACGACGTGACGCCGAGATCGAAACTCGATGACGAGCAGATTCTCGGAAAATCCCCCGATCGGCACAGCAGCAGGCCCGGTCCGCGCGGAGGAGAAAAGCCGTCGGTCCGGGCCTGCGGTGCGGCCGGGTCAGCTGTTGTTGGCGCCGTTCCCGGACAGGATCGGGATGTTGTCCAGGATGTGCGACAGCGCCTCGTCACCCTTGGCCTGGGTGGAGTTCTCGGTGCACTGCTGGTTCTGCGGCGAGGACAGGACGTTGATGTCCTGGACCGCGACCGGCACCAGGCCGACGAGCGAACCGACGTTGGCCTTCAGCGGCAGACCGACACACGGCTTGTTGAGCGAGCCCTGGACCAGACCGAACTGCGGGCTCCAGTCACCGTGGGTCTCGGCATTGCCGAACGCCTGCGAGGCGCCGTTGCCGTTGACCGAGGTCGTTCCTCCGTCGTCGCCGATCGCCATGGCCTGCGTAGCCGAGAGACCGAGGACGGAGGCGGCGACGGCACCCGTAGCCAGAACCTTCTTGATCACGATTAACCCTTCTCGTACCGATTGCCCCGTGTCGGAGCGCCCTGACCAACTCGCGGCGGCATGTTTGGTTCTGCCCGTTCACCCGAATGCCGCTATTCCATTATTCCGGCCCGCATGCGCTGTCAGCTATTCAGGCGCACGTTCGTACGCCTTGTGTTCGCAAGGAAAACGCGAACGCGCCGCCGCACGACCGCACACCGAGGCGGCGCCCGCTGCATTTGTCTGCACACCCGAACGCACATACGTCACCCGTTCGGGTGGTTACAGGATTTCCACGCATCTTCAAGTTTCCCACGCATTCCTCATTCGTTATGAGTGTCGTCCAACGTGCAGTTGGATCGCCCACACGGAATGTCCTGTGGGCTGTCCTAGGAAAGGACACATAATGCGGCAGGTTTTGAATAAAAGCATGATCGTCATGGCGGCGGCTTCGGGCATTCTGTCCGCGGCCGGCGGTTATGCACATGCCGACGCTTCGGCCGACGGAGCCGCTGTCGGTTCGCCGGGGGTCGGTTCGGGCAACGCCGTGCAGGTGCCCGTGCACGTCCCGGTCAACCTCTGCGGCAACACGGTGAACGTGATCGCCCTGCTCAACCCGGCATTCGGCAACTCGTGCGCGAACGTCGACTCCGGCAAGAGCGACGGCGGCGGCAACGGCGGCGGCCATGGCGGCGGCAGTGGTGCTTCCGCCGACGGTGCGGCCACCAACTCCCCCGGCGTGCTGTCGGGCAACCTGACCCAGGCCCCCGTGCACGTACCGGTCAACGCCTGCGGTAACACCGTCGACGTCGTCGGCGCGCTGAACCCGGCCATGGGCAACGACTGCGCCAACGTCAGCGGCCCGGACCACCGGCCGCCGACGGAGCCGCCCACCGAGGAGCCGCCCACCGGCAAGCCCCCCGTGGAGGAGCCCCCGGCCTACCAGCCGCCGGTGGAGCCGCCGGCCAACGAGCCGCCCGCCAACGAGCCGCCCGCCTCCGCGCCGCCGGTCGAGCAGCCTCCCGTCGACCACGGTCCGCAGCGCGGCGGTTCCCAGCTCGCCGAGACCGGCTCGGCCGGCCTCGGCCTCGCAGCCGGCGCCAGCGCCGTCCTGATGCTCGGCGGCGCGGTGCTGCTGCGCCGCACCCGCGGCTCGCAGATCTGAGCCCGGAACGCCGCAGGAAAGGAGGGGCCGGCCGGACAGCTGATGCTGTCCGGCCGGCCCTTCCCGTATCCCCGTGCGGAGGCTGTCAGCCGGAGCGGGTGGGTCAGGGGCTGTCCGCCCACGGTCCCCACGCAGGCCCGGCCGGGGACCCCGGGTCAGGGCGCGATGCGCTCGAAGACCGCGGCGAGGCCCTGGCCGCCGCCGATGCACATGGTCTCCAGCCCGTAGCGGGCTTCGCGGCGGTGCATCTCCCGGGTGAGGGTGGCGAGGATGCGGGCTCCTGTGGCGCCCACGGGGTGACCGAGGGAGACCCCGGAGCCGTTCACGTTGATGCGCTCGTGGTCCTTGTCGCCGAGGCCCAGTTCGCGGGTACAGGCGAGGACCTGGGCGGCGAACGCCTCGTTGAGCTCGATCAGGTCGAGGTCCGCGAGGGTCAGCCCGGCGCGGCCGAGTGCGGCGTGGGTGGCCGGGACGGGGCCGATGCCCATGGTCGAGGCGGGCACTCCGGCACGGGCGAAGGAGACGAGGCGTACCAGCGGGGTGAGGCCGAGCCGCTCGGCGGTGGCGGCGCTCGTCACCAGGCAGGCGGCCGCCGCGTCGTTCTGGCCGCTGGCGTTGCCCGCGGTGACGGTGGCGTCCGGGTCGGTCTTCCCCATGAGGGGGCGCAGCGCGGCAAGTTGCTCGGCGGTGGTGTCGGGGCGGGGGTGTTCGTCGGCGGTGACGACGGTCTCGCCCTTGCGGTTCCGTACGGTGACGGGGACGATCTCCGCTTCGTACCGTCCCTCGGCGGCCGCGCGGGCGGCGCGCTGTTGCGAGCGCAGCGCCAGCGCGTCCTGGTCCGCGCGGCTGACCGCGTACTCCCGGCGTAGGTTCTCCGCGGTTTCGATCATGCCGCCGGGGACGGGGTGGTGGACGCCGCCCGCCGTGACCCGTCCGCGGGCCAGGGAGTCGTGGAGCTGGAGACCGGGGCCCTTGATGCCCCAGCGTCCGTCGTGCGTGTAGTAGGGGGCGGCGCTCATCACGTCGACACCGCCCGCGATCACGAGGTCGCTGAAGCCGGCTCGGATCTGCATCGCCGCGTCGAGTACGGCCTGGAGCCCGGAGCCGCAGCGCCGGTCGATCTGGGCACCGGTGACGGAGACGGGCAGTCCGGCGTCGAGGGCGGCGACCCGGCCGATGGCGGGGGCGTCGGACGAGGGGTAGGCGTGCCCGAGGATCACTTCGTCGACCCGCTCGGGGTCGACGCCGGTGCGGGCGACGACCTCGGCGATGACGCGGGCGGCGAGCGAGGCGGGCGTCTGCCGTGCGAACGCTCCGCCGAAGCGGCCGATGGGCGTGCGCAGGGGTTCGCAGACGACGACATCGAGGTGGTCGGGCACGGCGGGGCCTTCCTGAGGGTGTGGCGTGGAGCGGCGTGACATGGCGTGGCGTGACATGGCGTGGTGCGGTGTGACGTTGCACGTCGACCCTCGCATCAGGGGACTGATGCGGTCCAATACCGAATTCGCCCTGATCCGAGACGGGCCGCGTCTCAATCGGGGCGGTTTTGGTGTCTCACCCCGCCGGGGCGGGGGTCGGCAGGGCTTCCTCCGCGACGGCGAGCACCGCGCGGAGTGCGGCGGAGGGGTTGTCCTCGCGCCAGGCCAGGGCCGCCTGGCGCCGGATCGGCGGCCCGTCGAGGGGCCGGTAGACCAGACCGTTCTGCTGGATGTGCCGACAGGAGGTGACGGTCAGGGTGACACCCACTCCGGCGGCGACCAGCGCCATGATCGTGTACGAGTCGGGGGCCTCCTGCACCACACGCGGGGTGAACCCGGCGGCCTCGCAGGCCTCGGTCATGGCGTCGCGCACGGTCGATCCGGTGTTGGCGGGGAACGAGACGAACGGCTCGTCGGCGAGCACCGCCAGCGGGACGCTGTCCCGTTGGGCGAGCCGGTGGTCCAAGGGCAGCGCGCAGATCAGTTCCTCCTCGTCGATCACCCGGTGGGTCACGCCCGGCCGCGTCACCGGCAGCCGGACGAAGCCGAGGTCGAGGGAGCCGTCGGCGACCCGGGACAGGGCGACGTTGGCGTATGTCTGGCCCGTCATGACGAGTTCGAGCCCTGGATGGGCGGCGCGCACGGCCCTGGTCAGCTGGGGCAGCGTCTCGTGGCTGGAGGCTCCGGCGAATCCGATGGTGACCCGCCCGTACTCACCGCGTCCGGCAGCCTTGGCCGCTCGTACCGCCTCGTCGAGATCGCCGAGCACGGCGCGTACCGGTGCGAGGAACGACTCGCCCGCACTGGTCAGGCGCACGGAACGGGTGTTGCGTACGAAGAGCTGCACACCGAGCTGTTTCTCCAGCTGCCGGATCTGCTGGCTAAGCGGGGGCTGGGCCATCTGGAGCCGTTTGGCGGCCCGGCCGAAGTGCAGTTCCTCGGCGACGGCGACGAACGCGGTCAGATGCCGCAGCTCCATGCCGTACCCCCCTCCCGCCTGGCGCATTCATTAGTCTCCGGTCTGGATACGACCCTAATTTGGTATTGGACAGCAATCAATGGCCCCTGGCACGGTGGAGCCTCCCGCACGCGTACGCCCGAGGAGCACCGTGGACAGGACCGACCGGCCGGACAAGGTCGTGACGATGAAGGCGGCGGTCGCCGACTTCGTGCGTGACGGGGACACCGTCTGCCTCGAAGGTTTCACCCATCTCATCCCGACCGCCGCGGGGCACGAGATCATCCGCCAGGGCCGCAAGGACCTCACCGTCGTCCGGATGACCGCCGACATCGTGGTGGACCAGATGCTCGCGGCGGGCTGTGTCTCGCGGCTCGTCTCCTCCTTCGTCGGCAACTCGTCCGCCGGCTCGCTGGGCAACCTGCGGCGCCGCATCGAGAGCGCCGATCCCGCGCCGCTCGCCTTCGAGGAGTACAGCCACTACGGGATGATCTGCCGCTATCTCGCCGGCTCCCAGCGACTGCCGTTCTATCCGTTGCGCTCCTACGGCGGCAGCGACCTGCCGAGCGTCAACAGCGATCTGCGCAAGGTGACGTCGCCCTACCCGGGGCCGGACGGCGAACCGGAACAGATCTATGTCGTGCCGCCGGTCAATCCAGATGTGACGATCATCCACGCGCAGCGGGCCGACCGCAGCGGCAACACCCAGATATGGGGCCTGACCGGCATCCAGGCGGAGGCGGTGTACGCGGCGAGGAAGGCGGTCGTCGTGGTCGAGGAACTCGTGGACGACGAAGTGATCCGCTCGGACCCGAACCGTACGCTCGTCCCCGCCCACGCCGTCCACGCCGTCGTGGTCTGCCCGCGCGGGGCACACCCGTCCTTCGCACAGGGGTACTACGACCGCGACAACGCCTTCTACCGGGCCTGGTCGCGGATCAGCCAGGACCCCGACCTCATCCGGGCGTGGCTGGAGGAGTGGGTGTTCGGGACGGCCGACCACGCGGAGTACGTGGCGAGACTGGGCGAGGAGTTCTGGGCGGGCCTGGCCGTCGGCGAGGCGCTGAGCCGGCCGGTCGACTACGGACGCCGACTGTGACGACCGCGCACACGGACACGAGAAGGAGCCGGTCATGACCCTCACCGCACAGGACGCCCCCGTCACCTCGTCGGAGCTGCTGTCCGTCGTGGCGTCCCGCGAACTCGTGGCTCGCCGCACGGTGTTCGCGGGCATCGGGCTGCCGACGCTCGCCACCGAGCTGGCACATCTGACGGTCGCCCCCGAGATCGAGGTGGTGTACGAGTCGGGAGTCTGCGGCGCGCACCCCTCCCACCTGCCGGAGACGATCGCGGACGCCGTCCTGATCACGGGGGCCGAGGCGGTCATCTCGATGCCGACGCTGTTCGGCTGCGTGCTCCAGGGCGGACACATCGACGTCGGATTTCTCGGGGCCGCCCAGATCGACCGCTGGGGCAACCTCAACACCTCGGTCATCGGCGACTGGGACAGCCCGTCGGTGCGGCTGCCGGGTTCCGGTGGCGGCGTCGAGGTGATGGCCAACGCGCGTGAGGTGTTCGTCGTGATGCGCCGCCACACCCGGCGTTCCTTCACCGATCCGCTGGACTTCTGCACGACCCCGGGGCCCGACCGGGCGCTCGCCGAGGGCATCCGGCCACTCGGAACCGGCGTCACCCGGGTCATCACCGAACTCGGCATCCTGGCCCGTGAGGGCATCGGCCACGAACTGCGGCTGGTCGCCGTCCAGCCGGGCGTCACCGTCGAGCAGGTCAGGGCCGCGACCGGCTGGGACCTCCAGGTCGCCGGTACGGTCACCACGATCGAACCCCCGACCGCCGAAGAACTGCGCCTGCTGCGCGAGGACGTCGACCCCGAACGCGTCTACCTTCGCTGAGCCGGAACCCGACCTACCGAAAGGACCGTCAACCGTTATGCGGATCAGGATCGTCGGCGCCGGGGCCATGGGCCGCGGCATCGCCCAGTGGGCGGCGACCGCAGGACACACCGTCGAGTTGTGCGACGTACGCGCCGAGGCGGTGAAGGACGCCGTGGAGTTCGTGACGGCCATGCTGGAGCGCGCCGTGCACAAGGGCCGGCTGTCGGCCGAGGAGTGCGCGGCCACCGTCGGGCGTCTCGTGCCGCTCGACGACCCGTGGGCGGCGGGCCCCGACGTGGAGCTCGTCATCGAGGCAGTACGGGAGGACCCGGCGACCAAGGCCGAGGTCTTCGGCAGGCTGGAGCGTGCGCTGCCCGCCTCGGCCGTGTTCGCGACGAACACCTCGTCCCTGTCGGTCACCGGGATCGCGGCGACGCTCCAGGACCCGACGCGCCTGGCAGGGCTGCACTTCTTCAACCCGGTGCCACTGATGAAGATCGTCGAGGTGGTGCCGGGCGCGGCCACCCGTCCGGAGATCCCGCCGGCCCTGACCGAGCTGGTCGAGAGCTGCGGGCACCGGGCCGTCACGGTCGCCGACACTCCCGGATTCCTGGTCAACCACGCGGGGCGCGGGCTGGTGACCGAGGCGCTGGCGCTGCTGGAGGAGTCGGTCTCGGATCCGGCTGGCATCGACCGGATCGCGCGCGAGGTGCTGGGGCTGCGGATGGGCCCGTTCGAGCTGATGGACCTCACCGGCCTCGATGTGACGGCCGCGGTGATCGACTCGATCTGGCAGGGCTTCCGTCACGAGGACCGGCTCCGGCCCTCCTACCTCACCCCGAACCGGGTCGCGGCGGGCCTGCACGGCCGCAAGACCGGACAGGGCTGGTTCGCGTACGGCCCCGATGCGCCCGCCCCGGCGGCCGAGCCGCGGGTCACGGGCGACGCGGACCGTCCGGTGTACGTCGTGGGCTCGGACCCGGAGGCGGATCGGCTGCGCGCCGAGCTGGCCGCCGCCGGGGCGCACGTGGCGTCAGGTCCGGTGCCTGCCGCGGACGCCGTCGTACTCGTTCCGGTGTGGGGCACCACCGTCGCCTCGGCGGTCGCCGCGCACGGTTTGCCCGCGGGCCGCACCTTCGGCGTGGACCCGCTGCCGTCGGCGCGGCGGCGCCGGGTGCTCGCCGTGACGCCCGCCGCGGACCCGGCGGCCGCGCGGGACGCCCGGGCGGTGCTCGCCCGGGCGGGGGACGGCGGGGAGCCCTGGGCCGTGTCGGTGGTACGGGACACGGCGGGGTCGGTCGCGCAGCGGCTGCTCGCCTCCGTGGTCTCCGTCGCCGCTTCGATCGCGGAGCGCTCCCTCGCCACGCCCGCCGATATCGATCTGGCCGTCACGGCCGGGCTCGGTTACCCCGTCGGGCCGCTGGCCTGGGGCGACCGGGTCGGCGCCGGGCGGATGCTGGAGCTGCACCGGGCGCTGCACGCCTCGACGGGCGACCCGCGCCACCGCCCGACCCGCTGGGTCACCGAGCGCGCCCGGCTCGGGCTGGCACTGACGGACCCGGGCCGCTCCCCCGCCGACTGCCTGTAGCGGGTGCGCCGGGCGCCCGGGGGGCACGCACTTCCCCGGGCGCCCGGTACGGGCATGACCGTTTCGTACAAGACCGCGGGGTGTCCGGCGGCCTAGGTTCGGTG belongs to Streptomyces finlayi and includes:
- the rsgA gene encoding ribosome small subunit-dependent GTPase A, whose product is MSFSSLPAPTSSPVTTSSHALSPYGWDEDWADAFAPYAAQGLLPGRVVRVDRGQCDLVTPHGPLRADTAFVVPRDPMRVICTGDWVAVDPEGDPQFVRTLLPRRTAFVRSSSSERSEGQVLATNIDHIVICVSLAVELDLGRAERFLALAMSSSSGTALLGDAGTSGKPDPQPVVLLTKADLVPDGVTLSHLVQDIEGIAPGVQVLTVSSATGEGVDVFRAVVSGGTSVLLGTSGAGKSTLANTLLGEDVMDVKAARGVDGKGRHTTTTRNLLVLPGGGVLIDTPGLRGVGLWDAEAGVGQVFSEIEDLARQCRFHDCAHEAEPGCAVLGAVEDGALAERRLDSYRKLLRENHRIAAKTDARLRAETMREWKRRGAAGRAAQDFKRGKMR
- a CDS encoding DUF5949 family protein; this encodes MTTPQTATGTFTPAQLGTQILIGWSGRHPEGDHDVAFLLTYSLGDGQDGPEAGAAAMRTALERSGLTVGGELTRASETPGLQVKLLVQAGQAVLTMPHFKAQYQVPQEWLAAAAAQGEVYGMFATRPWPEGVPGRPVSEEMLRSFAADEDVVKTSALCLLPVRSLG
- a CDS encoding rodlin; this encodes MKKMMAGAAVAVSLVGLSAAAAPSAMAIGNDGGTTSVNGNGASQAFGNAVTKGDWSPNTHLVQGTLNKACIAVPAKANVGALVGLLVPVAVQDINVLSSPQNQQCTENSTQAKGDEPLSHILDDIPVLSGNGVGNN
- a CDS encoding rodlin, encoding MMKKILASAAVAASVVGVSAAAAPSAMAIANDGGTTSINGNGASQAFGNSATHGDWSPQFALIQGSLNKPCIGLPAKANIGSLVGVVPIAVQDINVLSSPQNQQCTENSTQAKGDEALSHILDDIPVLSGNGVGNN
- a CDS encoding chaplin, whose translation is MKYTKVAAVAAGTLMAMGAAAPAMADSGAEAVAANSPGVLSGNVLQVPVHVPINVCGNTVNVIGLLNPAFGNTCVNS
- a CDS encoding rodlin — its product is MIKKVLATGAVAASVLGLSATQAMAIGDDGGTTSVNGNGASQAFGNAETHGDWSPQFGLVQGSLNKPCVGLPLKANVGSLVGLVPVAVQDINVLSSPQNQQCTENSTQAKGDEALSHILDNIPILSGNGANNS
- a CDS encoding chaplin; amino-acid sequence: MIVMAAASGILSAAGGYAHADASADGAAVGSPGVGSGNAVQVPVHVPVNLCGNTVNVIALLNPAFGNSCANVDSGKSDGGGNGGGHGGGSGASADGAATNSPGVLSGNLTQAPVHVPVNACGNTVDVVGALNPAMGNDCANVSGPDHRPPTEPPTEEPPTGKPPVEEPPAYQPPVEPPANEPPANEPPASAPPVEQPPVDHGPQRGGSQLAETGSAGLGLAAGASAVLMLGGAVLLRRTRGSQI
- a CDS encoding acetyl-CoA C-acetyltransferase, producing the protein MPDHLDVVVCEPLRTPIGRFGGAFARQTPASLAARVIAEVVARTGVDPERVDEVILGHAYPSSDAPAIGRVAALDAGLPVSVTGAQIDRRCGSGLQAVLDAAMQIRAGFSDLVIAGGVDVMSAAPYYTHDGRWGIKGPGLQLHDSLARGRVTAGGVHHPVPGGMIETAENLRREYAVSRADQDALALRSQQRAARAAAEGRYEAEIVPVTVRNRKGETVVTADEHPRPDTTAEQLAALRPLMGKTDPDATVTAGNASGQNDAAAACLVTSAATAERLGLTPLVRLVSFARAGVPASTMGIGPVPATHAALGRAGLTLADLDLIELNEAFAAQVLACTRELGLGDKDHERINVNGSGVSLGHPVGATGARILATLTREMHRREARYGLETMCIGGGQGLAAVFERIAP
- a CDS encoding LysR substrate-binding domain-containing protein; translated protein: MELRHLTAFVAVAEELHFGRAAKRLQMAQPPLSQQIRQLEKQLGVQLFVRNTRSVRLTSAGESFLAPVRAVLGDLDEAVRAAKAAGRGEYGRVTIGFAGASSHETLPQLTRAVRAAHPGLELVMTGQTYANVALSRVADGSLDLGFVRLPVTRPGVTHRVIDEEELICALPLDHRLAQRDSVPLAVLADEPFVSFPANTGSTVRDAMTEACEAAGFTPRVVQEAPDSYTIMALVAAGVGVTLTVTSCRHIQQNGLVYRPLDGPPIRRQAALAWREDNPSAALRAVLAVAEEALPTPAPAG
- a CDS encoding CoA transferase subunit A → MDRTDRPDKVVTMKAAVADFVRDGDTVCLEGFTHLIPTAAGHEIIRQGRKDLTVVRMTADIVVDQMLAAGCVSRLVSSFVGNSSAGSLGNLRRRIESADPAPLAFEEYSHYGMICRYLAGSQRLPFYPLRSYGGSDLPSVNSDLRKVTSPYPGPDGEPEQIYVVPPVNPDVTIIHAQRADRSGNTQIWGLTGIQAEAVYAARKAVVVVEELVDDEVIRSDPNRTLVPAHAVHAVVVCPRGAHPSFAQGYYDRDNAFYRAWSRISQDPDLIRAWLEEWVFGTADHAEYVARLGEEFWAGLAVGEALSRPVDYGRRL
- a CDS encoding CoA-transferase subunit beta produces the protein MTLTAQDAPVTSSELLSVVASRELVARRTVFAGIGLPTLATELAHLTVAPEIEVVYESGVCGAHPSHLPETIADAVLITGAEAVISMPTLFGCVLQGGHIDVGFLGAAQIDRWGNLNTSVIGDWDSPSVRLPGSGGGVEVMANAREVFVVMRRHTRRSFTDPLDFCTTPGPDRALAEGIRPLGTGVTRVITELGILAREGIGHELRLVAVQPGVTVEQVRAATGWDLQVAGTVTTIEPPTAEELRLLREDVDPERVYLR
- a CDS encoding 3-hydroxyacyl-CoA dehydrogenase, translating into MRIRIVGAGAMGRGIAQWAATAGHTVELCDVRAEAVKDAVEFVTAMLERAVHKGRLSAEECAATVGRLVPLDDPWAAGPDVELVIEAVREDPATKAEVFGRLERALPASAVFATNTSSLSVTGIAATLQDPTRLAGLHFFNPVPLMKIVEVVPGAATRPEIPPALTELVESCGHRAVTVADTPGFLVNHAGRGLVTEALALLEESVSDPAGIDRIAREVLGLRMGPFELMDLTGLDVTAAVIDSIWQGFRHEDRLRPSYLTPNRVAAGLHGRKTGQGWFAYGPDAPAPAAEPRVTGDADRPVYVVGSDPEADRLRAELAAAGAHVASGPVPAADAVVLVPVWGTTVASAVAAHGLPAGRTFGVDPLPSARRRRVLAVTPAADPAAARDARAVLARAGDGGEPWAVSVVRDTAGSVAQRLLASVVSVAASIAERSLATPADIDLAVTAGLGYPVGPLAWGDRVGAGRMLELHRALHASTGDPRHRPTRWVTERARLGLALTDPGRSPADCL